The DNA region GAAAGAAAATATTTTGTTTCATAATCATCTGAACGGAAATGCCTTTCTTTACAGGTATCCGCTCATTCAGTACAAAAATATCAGCAACCGGCCGGCCATCATGTGTGTTGATTACGGAGTGGATGAAATTCATAAATACTTTGAAAAAAAAGACTGGGATATTCAGATTGGGGACAGATGGCTCGACATGAGGATTTATAAGCTTTTTATGAACCAGTTTATCATGCAGGTGTGGGATAAAATGTTTCAGTATAAAATCAATAACTGGATTGCACTGAATCAGGAAAACTACCTGAGGTACCAGGAAAAAGAAGCATTAAGCGACAGAATACAGATTCTCGAGAATACACTCAAGGCCAATATAATTTCATTTGCCAAGGG from Sphingobacteriales bacterium includes:
- a CDS encoding CRISPR-associated endonuclease Cas6, giving the protein MKKIRILQVVFDTEIKPYEIPAFRGAIISKVGKENILFHNHLNGNAFLYRYPLIQYKNISNRPAIMCVDYGVDEIHKYFEKKDWDIQIGDRWLDMRIYKLFMNQFIMQVWDKMFQYKINNWIALNQENYLRYQEKEALSDRIQILENTLKANIISFAKGIDWHIDKPIELKIKQIKEPKPIKFKTKKMMGFDVEFSTNVFLPNYIGLGKAVSKGFGIVRQLKNNH